The genomic stretch CACCGCCAGTTCCGACAACCGCGATACCATCGTCCACATGGTGGAAGCGGTCGCCTCGCAGGTGTTCATCCCGCTGACCGTGGGTGGCGGCATCCGCAAGCCAGAAGACGTGCGCCGAATGCTGAATGCCGGAGCCGACAAGGTGGGCATCAACACAGCAGCCATCACCAACCCCGACTTGGTACGCGAGTGCAGCGACTATTTCGGCTCGCAATGCATCGTGGTCGCCATCGACGCCAAGCGTGTCAACGAACCCGGCGAACCCGACCGCTGGGAAGTCTTCACCCACGGCGGACGCAAGCGCACCGGTATTGATGCAGTTGCGTGGGCTGAAAAAATGGCACAGTTCGGCGCAGGTGAATTGCTGGTCACGAGTATGGATCGGGACGGCACCAAAGTTGGCTTCGATCTGGGGTTAACCCGCGCCATTACTGACCGGGTAAACATTCCCATGATTGCCTCGGGTGGTGTGGGTAATTTGCAGCACTTGGCAGATGGTGTGCTCAAGGGCGGGGCGGATGCGGTACTGGCCGCCAGCATCTTCCACTTTGGCGAATACACCGTCGGCGACGCCAAACGTTACATGGCGGCGCAAGGCATCGAGATGAGGCTGTAAAGAGAGGTTATAAGATTATGGCAGCACCCGCACAAGTCCAGGTTCGTTACATTCAGGAAGAAGACCGCATCCTGATGCGCATGAATACCCTCGCCGAAGAGGAATACCGCTTCTGGCTGACACACCGCTTTCTGGTACGCCTGTGGCCGGTGTTGCAGGAGGCGCTCATGTCATCCCCTGCGGTAAAACAGCACAGCGACATCCATTCCCGTCAGGCGATCATGGCGTTTGAACACGAGCAGGCGCAAAGCAAAGCCCAGTTCAACAACCCTTTCCGCGAAGCTGACAAGCTGCCACTGGGAAAAGACCCGCTACTGGTGTCCAAAGCCGGGTTCCGCCACCAAGCCAATGGCGCGTTACAACTTTCGCTGAAAAATGTCGCCGAAGAAGGCGTAGACCTTACCCTGACACACGACCTGCTACACTTGCTATGCAAGCTGCTGGACGATGCGGCGCAACAATCTGAATGGAAAATGTCGTCATTATTACCAAACATTACCGAAACACATTCACCCGTCGCCGCACACCAATTGAATTAGGTATACTGACCCCATGATGAACGATAGCGTACTCACTCAACTCGCCGAGGTGCTGGAAAGCCGCAAACAAGCGGAACCGGACAGTTCCTATGTTGCCAAGCTCTACGCCAAGGGTTTGGACAGCATCCTCAAAAAGATCGGCGAGGAAGCCACCGAAACTGTGATGGCCGCAAAAGACGGCGAAAAAGATAAAATTGTGTATGAAGTCGCGGATTTGTGGTTTCATACGCTGGTACTATTGGCGCAGCAGAACCTGCACCCCGACGATGTGCTGAAAGAACTCGCACGCCGCTTCGGTATGTCAGGTCTGGTGGAAAAAGCCAACCGCAACGATTAACTTCAAGGAGAAACGAAATGGGTTTAGGTGGCATCAGCCCTTGGTCATTATTACTGATTCTAGCTATCATTTTACTATTGTTCGGCACCAAACGCCTGCGCAACATGGGCAGCGACTTGGGTGAAACCTTCAAAAACTTCAAAAAGTCCATGAAAGACGGTGAAGCAGAAACAAGCAGCGAACAAGTGACTCAACAGCAACCACCACCCGGTGGGCGCGTGATCGACGCCGAAGCCAAAGAAAAAGACAAGGTTTAACCCTTTGACAACCGGTAAACGCCATGTTTGAAACCAGTTTCTTTGAAATGTTGCTGATAGGGGTTGTCGCCCTGCTGGTCATTGGTCCTGAGCGCTTGCCGGGGTTGGCGCGTAAGGCTGGGCGACTACTCGGCAAAGCAAAGGCATTCATTGCCACCACCCGCACCGACCTTGAACGTGAGTTGCGCACCGAAGAAATGCGCAGCATGTTGAACAAACAGGAAGATGAAATTCGCGCCCTGCGTGACCTGATGCAACAAAACACCACTGACGTTCGCCACAGCATCGAAGACGCCACCAAGCCACATGACGAAAAACACTAACCCTCCTTCCCCCGAAGGCGAGGAACTGGGTTTCCTCCAGCACCTGCTTGAGTTGCGTGACCGCCTGTTACACATGGTGTTGGCGATTGGAATTGTATTCCTGATCCTGATGCCATTCGCACAGGACTTATACAACCTGTTATCCGACCCATTGGTTCGGCACTTGCCCGCAGGCCAGAAACTGATTGCGGTTGGGGTAGCTTCCCCCTTCTTTATCCCTTACAAACTCGCCCTGATGGTGGCGTTTGTGCTGGCACTGCCTTACGTGCTTTACCAGTTGTGGGGTTTCATCGCCCCCGGCCTGTATCAGCATGAAAAGAAACTGGTAACACCGCTGCTGGTTTCCAGTGTTGCCTTATTTTATCTCGGCATGGCGTTTGCCTATTTCGTCGTGCTACCGATGATGTTCAGCATCCTGCCAAACTTCGCCCCCAGCAATGTCGATGTCACCCCCGATATTGCCGAATACCTCGATTTTGTGATGATGATGTTCATGGCCTTTGGTATTGGTTTTGAAATGCCCGTTGCCACCCTGCTGCTGATCAGCACCGGCATTGCCAGCCGCGAAACCCTGAAACAGTCACGCCCCTATGTCGTCGTGGGTGCATTTATTATTGGCATGTTCCTGACCCCGCCGGATGTCTTGTCACAAGTAATGTTGGCAGTACCGATGTGGTTACTGTTTGAAGTGGGCTTGCTCGCCAGTGTCCTGTTCGAGAAACAACTAAAACAGGCCAGTGCCGCAAGGGATGCCCGCGACATGGCGGAAGACCAACACGATATTAAGCCACCACCGCCACCTCCTGCTACATCCAGTGCCGCCACCACTACAACAGGCGCAACCTCGAATGACACTAGCGCATGGGAAAACGACCGGCACATTTTCGAGGAAACCACTCCGACACCATCCACTGACGATGAAGCTTTCCACCCCCTGACCGATGAGGAAATGGAAGCGGAGCTGGAGCGCATGGATGAGGAGTTCAAGCGTATGGAAGACAAGTTCCGCAAGGAAGAACAAGACAAGCAGGACAAAGGTAAATCAGACTGAGGAAGCATCCAACAGGTTGCTCTCACCGGGTTCCACCGGGTCAAACACATCACGGAAGCTGGCATAGCTGGCTCCCGTGAGTACCGGGATCAGCACCAGATAACCCAAGCCAAACACAAACGATGCCAGTATTCCCAACAATAGCGTCATAATGCCAAACAGCGTTAAGGGCACGATATTGCGCAAGCAAGCCAGCAAACTCGCGGATACCGCTTCCAGCGGTGCTTGCCCTTCAAACACCACCAAGGGCGTGGCATAGAAAAAAGCCATCAAAAACACCGTTACCAGTCCCACTTGCAGCAGTAAACCCAAGGGGAAAGATTCTGCCATCTGCGCTAGTGTCACTATCACACTGGTTTCACTGCCCGGCAAATACAGGGCTTTGAATATTTCTCCACTCAAGGGATACAACACCACAAACAATAACAATAAGCCTGCCACCATCATCGCCCCCAACAGCAGCAAGGGTTTGCTAAAACGCGGATCGTTGAAACCGAGCAAACCATCCTCAACCTGTGCCAATGCCCCGGTCAGGGATTTGTGCGCCGTCACCAGCAAGCCAACCAATAACAAGGGGATAAACAAGGCGATCAGCGGAATGCCTACAAACGGCAACATGCCTAGCAACATCACCGCCAGCAGGAATGTAATAGAGAGTGCCAAGCACGTCCCCAAGCTGGTTTTGAATGCGTACCAGCCCGCACCCAGCCAGATGAATGCACGGCGAAAATCAACCAACTGTATTTTCATGGGGTAGCCCTTTTCAGTAAAGTTATTGTTATTGCTATGATTAACCGATTACGTGATAGTTCATTTACTATCGTAAAAATATCTGAAAGTCAATTCCACAAGCAAAATTAACCGATTACCTGCTACAATGCGCGACTTCACGACGGACTGTATTAATGAGGGCAACCAGTGAGATCAAGACACCCAAACGTTCCACGCCGTAAAACCATTCTGGTCATTCTCGACGGCTTCGGGGTTAACCCGAGCAAACGTTTCAACGCGGTACATGAAGCCGATACACCCAATTTTGACCGCTATTTCGGGCAATATCCGCACACTACTTTGCAAGCCTCCGGGCGGGCAGTGGGTCTGCCGGACGGTCAAATGGGTAATTCCGAAGTCGGGCACATGACCATTGGCTGTGGCTCGGTCTTACGCCAGGATCTGGTGCGCATCGAAGACGCCATCGAAGACGGCAGTTTCTACAAAAACCATTCCCTGTTGAATGCGCTAAGTAGTGCCAAAGCTGATAAGCGCCCCTTGCACCTGTTGGGTCTGGTTTCCGATGGTGGTGTCCACAGCCACATGACGCACATCATCGCCTTGCTGAAAGCCTGCATGGAACACGGTGTCAAACCTGTGCTGCACGTCATTACCGATGGTCGTGATACTGCCCCCAAAATCGCCAAGCAATTCATTAAGCAAATCGAGAGCGTGATGGAAATGACGGGCGGCGAAATTGCTACCGTGACCGGGCGCTTTTACGCAATGGATCGTGATAACCGTTGGGAACGCACCCAACTGGCCTGGAATGCCATGGTGCGCGGTATGGGCACACCCGCCAGCAGTGCCTTGCAAGCCGTTGACGATGCTTACGCCGCCGGGGAAGCTGACGAATTCATCAAGCCGCGCATTATGCCGAATGCCGAACTCATCCAGAGCAATGACACGGTATTGTTCTTCAACTTCCGCAATGACCGCCCGCGTCAGATGGCCAAAGCCTTGGCGGATGAAAACTTCAGTGATTTCAACCGGGGTGATTTCGAGTCAGTATCGCTCACCACCATGACCGAATATGACAAGCGCCTGCTGGCTCCGGTTATTTTCTCACCGGAACGCCCTGCCACCAATCTGGCGCAAACCATCAGCCTCGCTGGTTTGAAGCAACTGCATTGTGCGGAAACCGAAAAATACGCCCACGTCACCTTCTTCTTCAATGGCGGGCGCGAACGCACTTACGCGGGTGAAGAGCGCATTGTGATCCCTTCCCCCCATGTGGAAACTTACGACGAACAACCCGAAATGAGCGCCAAGGAAGTTGCCGATACCATTATCAACGCGATTGAACACAACAAATACTGCTTCATCGTGGTGAATTTCGCCAACGGCGACATGGTAGGCCACACCGCCGTGCCGGGTGCGGTCATCAAAGCGGTAGAAGCACTCGACCGTGAGGTTGGGCGTGTGCTGGATAGCGCCGTTGCCCATGAGTATTCCGTGATCCTGACGGCTGACCACGGCAACTGTGACGAATACATTGACCCCTTAAGCGGCGAACCCAATACCCAGCACACCGTTTACCCCGTTCCTTGCCTGATTATGGACAAATCCAACTGGCGCTTGTCCACCGAAGGCGGCTTAAGTAACCTCGCCCCCACCGTGCTGCAATTGATGGGCTTGCCCAAACCAGACGGAATGCGCGGTAAATCCCTGCTGCTGGAAGAACTCCCCAAAGGCCAGAGCGGCGGCGGAGCCTATTAAGCATGGAAATACTCGTCAACGGAACCCCGCACCTCATCGCGGAAGGCACGACAGTGGCGCAATTGCTGGTCATTCTTGACTTGCAAGGCAAGCGTCTGGCTATGGAAGTCAATCAAGAACTGGTGCCGCGCAGCCAATTTGACAACGTTATCCTCCAGCCTCAGGATACGGTTGAAATCGTCCACGCCATCGGCGGCGGCTAAACAAGGAAGCACCCATTATGCAAAATGACACCCTCACCATTGCAGGCAAGGCATATTCTTCACGCCTGTTAGTCGGCACTGGCAAATACAAAGACCTAGCAGAAACCAAAGCCGCCACGGAAGCCAGTGGTGCGCAAATCATCACCGTTGCCATCCGCCGTACCAATATCGGCCAGAACAAGGATGAACCCAACCTGCTCGATGTCATCCCGCTCGACCAATACACCCTGCTGCCGAATACCGCAGGCTGTTACAACGTCGACGACGCCGTGCGCACCTGCCGCTTGGCACGCGAACTGCTCAACGGCCACAATCTGGTCAAGCTGGAAGTGCTCGGCGATGTCAAAACCCTCTACCCAGACACCATCCAGACCCTGAAAGCGGCTGAAATTCTGGTAAAAGACGGCTTCGACGTGATGGTTTACACCAGCGATGACCCGCTGATTGCCCGCCAACTCGAAGAAATCGGCTGTGTTGCCGTTATGCCGCTGGCCGCACCGATTGGTTCTGGCCTTGGCATCCGCAACCCGTACAATATCCTAGAAATCATTGAAAATGCCAAAGTGCCGATCATTGTCGATGCAGGTGTCGGCACTGCTTCCGACGCAGCGATTGCGATGGAAATGGGTTGCCACGGCGTGCTGATGAACACTGCGATTGCCGGTGCGAAAAACCCAGTGCTGATGGCTTCCGCGATGAAAAAGGCCATTGAAGCCGGGCGTGAAGCCTTCTTGGCAGGGCGGATGCCGCGTAAGCGTTACGCATCCGCGTCTTCCCCGCTGGAAGGTACGTTTTTCTAAGCAACGGGCAGTATCATGGAATCAGCAGAACACCCACGTACCATTAAAAGTTTCGTCTTGCGCCAAGGTCGCCGCACCAAGGCGCAGGAAGAAGCCCTGACCAACCTATGGCCAGTCTTCGGGATTGAAACCGCCGACACGCCACTGGATTTCCCCAGCCTGTTCGGGCGGATTGCCCCGGTGACGCTGGAAATCGGCTTTGGCAATGGTGATTCCCTCGCACAAATGGCACGCGCCGCGCCGGAACGTGACTTCATCGGCATTGAAGTTCACACCCCCGGCGTCGGGCATTTGCTGAAACTGATCAGCGAACAAGGCTTGCAAAACCTGCGCCTGCTGAATTCGGATGCGGTCGAGATCCTGCAAAAGCGCATCCCGCTGAACTCATTGGAGCGGGTGCAACTGTTCTTCCCCGACCCTTGGCACAAAAGCAAGCACAATAAACGCCGCATCGTGCAAGCGCCCTTCGTCAGCCTGCTGGCCTCGCGGATGCAAACCGGCGGTGTATTCCACATGGCCACTGATTGGGAAAACTACGCCGTCCACATGGCTGAGGTCATGCAAACCAGCCCCGACTTTGTTAATCTTGCGCCGGAACCGCCTTACGCACCGCGCCCTGATACCCGCCCCCTGACTAAATTTGAGAATCGGGGCTTAAAACTGGGGCATGGCGTCTGGGATTTACTCTACAAGAAAATAACCTAACGGCATCAAGACCATGACAGCAGAAACCTATATCCTCACCGTCACTTGCCCGGCGAAAACCGGCATTGTCGCCGCCATCACCGGCTTTCTGGCGGAATCGCAGTGCTACATCACCGAAATGTCGCAATACGATGATGAAATGACCCAACGGTTTTTCTGCCG from Thiothrix litoralis encodes the following:
- the hisF gene encoding imidazole glycerol phosphate synthase subunit HisF, producing the protein MGLAKRIIPCLDVDNGRVVKGVNFVDIRDAGDPVEIAARYNREGADEITFLDITASSDNRDTIVHMVEAVASQVFIPLTVGGGIRKPEDVRRMLNAGADKVGINTAAITNPDLVRECSDYFGSQCIVVAIDAKRVNEPGEPDRWEVFTHGGRKRTGIDAVAWAEKMAQFGAGELLVTSMDRDGTKVGFDLGLTRAITDRVNIPMIASGGVGNLQHLADGVLKGGADAVLAASIFHFGEYTVGDAKRYMAAQGIEMRL
- a CDS encoding phosphoribosyl-ATP diphosphatase, translated to MNDSVLTQLAEVLESRKQAEPDSSYVAKLYAKGLDSILKKIGEEATETVMAAKDGEKDKIVYEVADLWFHTLVLLAQQNLHPDDVLKELARRFGMSGLVEKANRND
- a CDS encoding Sec-independent protein translocase subunit TatA; amino-acid sequence: MGLGGISPWSLLLILAIILLLFGTKRLRNMGSDLGETFKNFKKSMKDGEAETSSEQVTQQQPPPGGRVIDAEAKEKDKV
- the tatB gene encoding Sec-independent protein translocase protein TatB; translated protein: MFETSFFEMLLIGVVALLVIGPERLPGLARKAGRLLGKAKAFIATTRTDLERELRTEEMRSMLNKQEDEIRALRDLMQQNTTDVRHSIEDATKPHDEKH
- the tatC gene encoding twin-arginine translocase subunit TatC, which gives rise to MTKNTNPPSPEGEELGFLQHLLELRDRLLHMVLAIGIVFLILMPFAQDLYNLLSDPLVRHLPAGQKLIAVGVASPFFIPYKLALMVAFVLALPYVLYQLWGFIAPGLYQHEKKLVTPLLVSSVALFYLGMAFAYFVVLPMMFSILPNFAPSNVDVTPDIAEYLDFVMMMFMAFGIGFEMPVATLLLISTGIASRETLKQSRPYVVVGAFIIGMFLTPPDVLSQVMLAVPMWLLFEVGLLASVLFEKQLKQASAARDARDMAEDQHDIKPPPPPPATSSAATTTTGATSNDTSAWENDRHIFEETTPTPSTDDEAFHPLTDEEMEAELERMDEEFKRMEDKFRKEEQDKQDKGKSD
- a CDS encoding BPSS1780 family membrane protein — encoded protein: MKIQLVDFRRAFIWLGAGWYAFKTSLGTCLALSITFLLAVMLLGMLPFVGIPLIALFIPLLLVGLLVTAHKSLTGALAQVEDGLLGFNDPRFSKPLLLLGAMMVAGLLLLFVVLYPLSGEIFKALYLPGSETSVIVTLAQMAESFPLGLLLQVGLVTVFLMAFFYATPLVVFEGQAPLEAVSASLLACLRNIVPLTLFGIMTLLLGILASFVFGLGYLVLIPVLTGASYASFRDVFDPVEPGESNLLDASSV
- the gpmI gene encoding 2,3-bisphosphoglycerate-independent phosphoglycerate mutase: MRSRHPNVPRRKTILVILDGFGVNPSKRFNAVHEADTPNFDRYFGQYPHTTLQASGRAVGLPDGQMGNSEVGHMTIGCGSVLRQDLVRIEDAIEDGSFYKNHSLLNALSSAKADKRPLHLLGLVSDGGVHSHMTHIIALLKACMEHGVKPVLHVITDGRDTAPKIAKQFIKQIESVMEMTGGEIATVTGRFYAMDRDNRWERTQLAWNAMVRGMGTPASSALQAVDDAYAAGEADEFIKPRIMPNAELIQSNDTVLFFNFRNDRPRQMAKALADENFSDFNRGDFESVSLTTMTEYDKRLLAPVIFSPERPATNLAQTISLAGLKQLHCAETEKYAHVTFFFNGGRERTYAGEERIVIPSPHVETYDEQPEMSAKEVADTIINAIEHNKYCFIVVNFANGDMVGHTAVPGAVIKAVEALDREVGRVLDSAVAHEYSVILTADHGNCDEYIDPLSGEPNTQHTVYPVPCLIMDKSNWRLSTEGGLSNLAPTVLQLMGLPKPDGMRGKSLLLEELPKGQSGGGAY
- the thiS gene encoding sulfur carrier protein ThiS: MEILVNGTPHLIAEGTTVAQLLVILDLQGKRLAMEVNQELVPRSQFDNVILQPQDTVEIVHAIGGG
- a CDS encoding thiazole synthase; the protein is MQNDTLTIAGKAYSSRLLVGTGKYKDLAETKAATEASGAQIITVAIRRTNIGQNKDEPNLLDVIPLDQYTLLPNTAGCYNVDDAVRTCRLARELLNGHNLVKLEVLGDVKTLYPDTIQTLKAAEILVKDGFDVMVYTSDDPLIARQLEEIGCVAVMPLAAPIGSGLGIRNPYNILEIIENAKVPIIVDAGVGTASDAAIAMEMGCHGVLMNTAIAGAKNPVLMASAMKKAIEAGREAFLAGRMPRKRYASASSPLEGTFF
- the trmB gene encoding tRNA (guanosine(46)-N7)-methyltransferase TrmB, translated to MESAEHPRTIKSFVLRQGRRTKAQEEALTNLWPVFGIETADTPLDFPSLFGRIAPVTLEIGFGNGDSLAQMARAAPERDFIGIEVHTPGVGHLLKLISEQGLQNLRLLNSDAVEILQKRIPLNSLERVQLFFPDPWHKSKHNKRRIVQAPFVSLLASRMQTGGVFHMATDWENYAVHMAEVMQTSPDFVNLAPEPPYAPRPDTRPLTKFENRGLKLGHGVWDLLYKKIT